The stretch of DNA GAATATTTGTTTTAAGGTAATGCCAAGGCGTACACATATAAAAATGAAATCTGAttcgaatgatttttttttctgaaatttgcaTACTCTAGAAACTGGACAGAATATTTTGGTGGCTATGAGTTCTCTCACAGACATCCGATATTCCACTGACTGATGCAAACAGTGCATCTGGTCTAACCGACGTGTTACTTGGTTTATATTAGGTAATACACATACAGAGATTTGTGCAAAAGGCCTTTAATACAACGTTCCCCTATATCGACGATTATTTGTCATTGACTAACACATTTGTGTGACTGTTGATCGCATCTATCCTATTGAAATTGAATTGACAATACCTAAAACACAGCTGCTTTATATCTTGACTTTCACATCGATATTGACCATGATGATCGGATAAAAACTAAACATTACCACTAAAAGACGACTTCAATGTCCCCATCGTAAATTTCCCAGTCGTAAATATCAACTTTCAAGCAGTTCGCCAAATATGGGGTTTATATCTTTCATTTGATACGAGACTCCAGatcatatttgataaaatattggTGCTTACATGGAAGCTTTTGAAACAATCTTTCCTCTGGTACAGTTAATTATGTAAcctctcccccttttttatagttcattacttggttgaccgttattggaTATTGGTGTTGTGCAGATGATTTTTGTCGTAACCTATTTTTACATGACAGGTTGTAAATGTGGAGCGTTCTAACAATTTTAGAGCTCTTGAGGGTTTAGTTTGCTCAATAattcgttttaatttttttatgatttatggAGGTGTATTTTCGTCTTTTTCTTATGGTGTTGTCTGTCTGTttttgaattatgtttttttttattacacctTGGTATGTGTTTGTGAAaagaaaaatcttaaaaatacTGAATTACGAGGGAAATTCATAACGACaagtccctaaccaaatggcaaaatcgaaagctcaaacacatcgcaCGAATTGATAACAGCTTtaatatccctgacttggtacagacattttcttatgtagaaaaggtggattgaacctggttttatagttatctttattttcttttcatgatttggtagccatatttaaatatatttttgtgatttaagtTTAATTTTGTCAATCCAATATACCTTTTCCAAGTTCTTGTAAAGGTAAACAAAGACAAAAcccattatatttataaatgaaaaactaTATGGTGCTCCAAGGATGCGTGTGGTTTGGTGGCGGACCATACTCGTAATAATAAACTCAGTTTATCCAGATGATACTATATACTAGTGCTTGCGtgtttgttcttgtttttttggTGAAAGTTTGCACTTTACAAGAATGctatatgaataaaggcaacagtagtataccgctgttcgaaagtcataaatcgattgagagaaaactaatcccggttacaaactaaaactgagataatcacatcaactataagagagaaaacaacgaaacaacagaaacacggaagtgcaacaaaaaacaaaaaacgacaatgcaacacacacaaaaacgaactataaggtaacaactgccattttcttcacttggtataggacattttaagaaaaaaaaatggtcggttgaacctggttttgcggctagccaaacctcgtgctttaatggcaatgttaaagaTTACTCTAAAAtgacattacatgacaggactacagtacaaaaaaataatacaataggaAATTTCGACATGCTTAAagttagcaaaggtaccaggcttatgatAAAGTTGTCGTTGCATTTAAGATCATCCCAAATTCTTTTAAGGACTCATAAGGTTTTTTGTGTGTTAAATTTGTGTTATTGCTTTGACACATGTCTGTGTTGATTCTAACGTTAAAGATCTAGATAAACTAAGTTTCCCTTTCAAACTCTCAAGTTGGGCCATTTTTTGTGTTAGGCcatttgtaaatattgtattgaagacctgttggtgaccttctgctgttgtttttttctatggtcgggttgttgtctctttgacacattccccatttccattctcaattttattgtctttGAAGTACGAAAAATACATTTACATCATCTATAATTCAGTCTGCCTCACATCTTGACTTCCATTTGGATTTGCGTCAACTTCAGGAGCTCATGAAATCTCCTCCCAGTTTTTGGTATGGTTTGTGTTGctatgtctttagttttctatgttgtgttttgtgcactgTAGTTTGTCGTTtaatcttttttcttcttttttatgcaatggcattgtcagtttgtttttgacttataagTATGAATTTCTGTTCTGTATCTTTGGATTCTCTTTTTCAGATACCATGTGTAACGAAAGAAAACTACACTATTcgaatttttattttcaacaaaagacAATCTACTTTACTTACAACTTTGCAGCAATTGttcaatcaataaaatgtatttgtaaattattttgccAGTTTTGCGACAGTGATAAATGCAAATTCAGCACCTAAAAAAGAGATCAAACTAAAGCACTAAAACATTTTGAATTGATGTGGCTTGACATCAACTTTGCACCATACTATTTAAAAGCGCaccatttatatttgttttgtaaaaatacaaatacaggtTATTCTAATTTTGAAGTAAAAGTGAAAAAAggaaaattcaataaatgaaattatttaacattttcatcGGAAGGAGGTATTATTCTAATGTGTACCTAATATAACTAAATATAGTCACAAAAcatatgatatgaaaaaaaaaatgaaaatcgtaTCTCTATTGCACAATAATATATAAAGGTAATgtatgatgaaaataagttttaaacATGATATTGACATAATTGTTGTACTTATGTTTTAAGATTTAGGTATCAATATTATAGCAAACTGgcatatttttgtttgaaatagaTGGCAATCATGTGTGTACTATAATTCAccataattttaaaaaattgtgcaTTTAAcagataatttcaaattttagcaAGTTTTCGAAATTTAAATCATAAAAGGATTATTGCTTGAACATTTGAAAAaagtttgtatttttaatttgaaaatgaaccAAAAGTCGTTAGCTAGTTTAACTTTCATTCTATAATTTAACCTCTCATACGATGGGACAACTTGATCCTATATACATTTTAGATGTTTAAGCACTTAGTTTTAGATATCGTGCGTACAAAAAAAAACGTTGAAAGATGAAGCAAAGGAATAAATTCTTCTTGTAAATATTAAGTGTTATACCAACAAGAGTTACCTTTCTtcgaactttttttttatgaatgttatatttataatggAATGTATTcgataaattgataaaaaaaatgataaaagaattatcataaataatttaaaaaaagaaacacacaataattaagggaaaaaaatatggaaaaaaaatataataaaaaaatgataaaaagtataAATGATTATTCACTGGAATGACTGAAGTCAtcacattttcataaagtagACATGTTCTTTGCACCACACTGCCAATTGGTGCAAAAAACATAAATGGCGGAATTAATAAATTCAGCCATTTGTAGTTCCCCCTTTCATCGATATCATATAAGCTATAACAAAAtaagaatgaacaaatatttacaatgttAAACAAATACTATACGACATATCACAAAACTTAACAATGCAATATTTTGTATACTACAAACGGGCCATTTTCAGCAATTAGGAAAAGACCATGTatgaacaataatattttttttattctgatttaCTTTTGCACCATTGGTCTTTTCTGGTCTGTTCAATTTCTACATAAACACAAAATATGTTTTGCATTTTTCATGACCTTTTTTAACAAGAATATAAACAATCAATGTAATTGTAAATTTTAAGTATATAATCCGGCTATCTAAAATCTAGCATTCGATTTTTAATTCGATAAAAAGCATGCTATGTTGATACCTACttttattatgtttaattttaataattaatggaaaaacatgaaatttttaagaaaaaaattctaATAAATTTGACCGTGTACACTTTTTTCGTACACATCAGAATTTGAATTTCCTCAATATGGCTTTCTTACTTATCAAGAAATTTCTCACTTTTATGGTACCCTATAATATCTTCAATTTGAAAGAGTGAGATTCTGATGTCCACGGATATGTATTTAACTACACTTTGTTATATCGGGCATGTTGCATCAAATTACCCGTTTTAAGCATACAATCGTAACAGCACATTAAATATTGGACAGGCACCTTGAAgcaataaataaattcaaaatgaactTGTCTTTGTACAAATAACACTTTGTTCTTGGTatgaacaataatttaaaaataaattatcacaAATTATTTCCAAATGTTTACAATGTATTGTTTCATACTCTATACAGGACACTTTTATCAAACAATTGTGTTCCAATATTATATAACGCATCAGCGTACCAGTGGACACCCTCAGAACCAATGTCTATTGCGTATGGATATGATATGTATTGCAGTATCCAGTGTACCGCTCTAACGGGGGCAAAAGCCGCATGCGCTATAACTTCATTATTCATGACACCATAACAGGAAGTGAGTACACCGTTAACAACAATATTACCCTCTATCGTCAGTGGGGCGTACACTCCACTTGATGTCTTTTTTGTTAATGCAACAACTTTTGACGGTATAAAATTGTTTGTACTGTTCGAAACTAACACAAATTGGCCCACTTGAACCTCTTCGGCATATGCCGAGGAAAAGTCATCTGAATAGTTTGTTTTTGATACGTATATTAAATGCTTGTCTGTGATTTCAAGTGAAAAATGATCCTCTGTTTCAATATGAATAAATGTGGCCTGCTTCTGACTGTTTTTATCAAGAAACATGATGACCTCACTAAAAACTGGAACCCCATCATCTGTTTTACTTAACACCTTTTCTCCCGTATGTAGATCTTTCATTTGAACATATCCTCTTGTTTCTGATTGGATAGAAGATTCACCACTGAAACATCCTCCAATGTTATTTGCAGCAGACGATTCTgtaaatagaacaaaaaaatgAACCAGATGTctccaaaatgtaaaaaaaatattttgctacCGAAATAACGAAAACAATATTCACACAAAAACAACCATGTTTATTTCTAAGTTTAATTTCTATATTAGAAGTTATAATAATCAACACCAGAAATTCACAACTTTCAACGACTTTATTATTTGTACGTAGAGGTGATGATTCTAAGCCTTTTACACAACCAAACATTTCAATCGTATATATAAAATTGCTTTTTCATTGTAATACTTGGCCAGGGAGATAAAGTATCACTCATACGTTGGAGTGGGTGCTTTAACCGCTGGACTTTATCGCTATGTTATGTCACTGTTATTTCAAAGTTTGTATAAATTTGGTCCGtacttgatttattttttaagtgGCAAAACTATGTACAAAATTCTTAAAGTCTGGAGTGTTTAAAATGATTGTTTGCATTGTCATGTTGACTCTGCATAAAAAAATTCCGTATCCTAATTATAGTAAAACTGTGTTTATTCTGACTAAAATGGCATACCCTAATgctcttttaatatttatatattactaAATGACAAAGTAAAGAATTTAGCAAACACAATTTAttacacatttattataattatatcgTTTTATTATGGTCCATGTCTGAAAAAGTTGATTTAGCCGGTATGGTACCGTTGAAAATCATCTTCACGCTCTTGCAACCTAAATGAATTTTCAGTAGattaaatctgataaaaaaataagttaactGTACTGAAAATACTCTCAAAGATACAGTTCcatttgtcaatgaattttattATGTCGCTGTAATTGCCATTCAAAAATTATACAattagatatttttaatgtttgattCAGACAGGTCGAGACTATTTAGAAATGGCAAATAATGTGATTTTGCACTGAATTTAAATGAAACTTGTTATGTGagtaaaaaacacaaaagttCATCCGCGGTTTAATTAAGGTGGAGTTCGTTTTgataaatctttaattttaagtgtagatttttttttgtactattgtttgtcttttgaccATGTTGTTGTCTGTCTTTTCAACATGGATTTTGATAACCTCATTGGTATCTCCCTTTTATCAAACGCAAAATCATTGCTACGGTGTGATAAATCCGATGagttagaaataaaaacaattatctcCATAAGGTACTAAAAAGCATCGAATTGATTTAGTTTGGAAATATTTGACAATATTCGACTTGAACTAAGGTCATAGGCAAAGTTAATGTTGTCCGTCTTCTTCGCCATGGATTTTGATAGCTCTTAATAACTTCTCGCGTTTGTAATGCAGCATCAATCCTATCATATGGTAAAACTGGCATGTTAGAAATGAAAACAATATCTGCCTAAGGCTCTAATAATAATCGAATTAATAAAGTTTGCAAATATTTGACGCTACATTATTTGAAATAAGGACATAGGAAAGGTTAACCTTACACGGTTTTGACACTCTCAATGTCACTTTTGCACAGCCATTACCTGTACTAAAACACTTGTAATCAGAAAAGATTTATCAGTATAGTTTCCTACGTATGCAAAAATCAATTGAAAGTAAtataattgttatgtaataaTCTGGCTCAAACAAAAAGAACAAAGGTTGATAAAGTCCTTTTACAACCTGTGCTGTAATACAACCAAGGCAATGCAACGAATCGTGTAGACTATAATTATAAGTATGTTTGTATGAATGCATACTACAGAAAGAAAAATAATCTGAATATTACGACCATTAGTGCCTCCTTACTGTTGTTTAGGAAACCAACGCTTATCGAACTAATACAAAAAATCTGTTGTGACAACTTTATTCTACAACTATGCTACTTTCCCCATTGCAGACTCGTTAATCAACAGACTATTACATGCATGTAATTTTCTGGGCGATTACATTTAATCCTTTACTAATCCAAAAAAGTTGGTTGGTAGAAAAGGTCGATTGGTGCGATAAAAGTCTGCGTTAtgcaattttaatcaaatatattcAGGGAAAAACTAGTCTCCGAACTTGCAAAAACAACAGCATAGAACAACAATTTCTTGTTTACTGGGATAAGAAGATGTAATAGGTTAAAGATAAGATAAATCGTAAAGTTAATTGAACAATGCTTGTATCAACTACAAAGAATAACTTAAGTAAGGCAGATGCATCAAATGTCAGATAGCAGTTGTAGCGCATATCTCCATATAGGAATACTCCCGGGACTAAAAATTTGTTTGGAGCATAAACATCACAATTGAAAGTACACAAACAATGTCAATGCACTGACTGCAGAGAAGAATTTGTAGTACCAAGACGTCTAGGGTTCATTTTACTTGGCTATTTCTAGTGTACTAATTTACTgcaacagatgcgcatttcgacaattaatgtctcttcagtgatgctagaggtcgaaatatttgaaaatctaaaacGTATTAAATAATTGAAGATCTTATAAAaccaaaaaggtaaaaaaagtcaaGCCAAAATCATTCAATTATAAACCAAGAGCATACAAACTAATTAAAGAAATATatccaaaaaaacaacaacaaactacAAAAGTATAAAATTAACCAGCATCGTGTAAGCTATGATTTTTTACCAACGCAGTGCCTTCGACGCGAGATCGTAAACAGAGATTTAAGCGTTCCtattaattatttaaattgtGCACGAACCATTAAGTTTTTCGATATTCGTGGTTCGTCTATAGTGAAAGTCATAGATTTGTTGCAATAAATGTCGAATTCTCTATTTCTTAGAATAGGCAAAATAATGCAGAAATTTGACATTCGCCCAACAGTTGCTACATAAACATTTATAATAACTTCCTCTTGTATTTGTCGGTTTTTATTATAATCGGTTATTTTGACTTTGGGTTACATTCTTATTTCAAAATGCAGTTGTTAATGTCAGTTATACAAGGAAATTGTTACAAGGTTAAACCAGCAAcaagatgaaaatgaaaaaaactaaaaagTACTTTAAGAGAAAATAGAGCGAATAAAGAAACTAAATCACGGCTAGCTTTCAAAGACAAACAAGATAAACTAGCATGGAGACTTTGTAATAGATACCGACATTAAGTAAATAACAATCACTTCATCGATATAGATACTCTAGACCATAGGAAGGACGTTTGCACTTCTGGCAAGGTTATAAGTTGTTTCAAATATCATGCGTATATATGGTagctttattcaaaatatataaagcTAAAGCATTTactaatgttattttaaaatgaaaataagagggctgtttttacaaataaaatatgtccgaaaatacaacataaaattttgatagaaatttCTGTACATGTCACAACTGAAAAGCAGCAATGCATTTGATGTGCCTTTGCTTGTGGTTATATCAATTGTGTGCAGTGATTTTGCGTCACTATCCCTTTCTTTTTCACATTCTAGTTAATTTTGGGAGTTGCACCAGATATGAAATGAATTCATatgtgcaaaaaaataaataataacacgGTCGGAAATCATAAGATGAAAAGGCACTTGAAGAGGAATTAAAACCTGCAAGTAAAAGGAGGACATGTGACACAAAAGAGACCCCTCGAGCTTTTCCTCAAGAAACATATGAAACGACAAACAATACTATAGACCAGCAAATACCACACGGCAAATTACAAATAGAGCCACTTCcttatattttgttcttttcaTGAATCACAACTAAAATACTCAAAACTTTGACTACCTTTATTATGGAATACAACGTCCGTTATTAATAATGAATAAAACACtatctttatttaatatttacgGTCGTCAGACGTCAATGGCGATTTTATCAGGACAATAGGATGTGAACTGGTTAAATGTTGTGGGTGTTTCAGGTCCATAAAAGTAAAGGCAAGTAGCAAAATAAAAATTGTCTGACCTCAATCTAGAAAACGGTAAATTCATTCATACATATGTATAGTATTCGGTAATGGAGCTGCCTTTGCTTTACAGATCCTTGCTATAATGTGCTTAATAGCATTTTTAGGTAAACCTGTCATTTGACATAGGATAATTTCCCATGTTgtttcatgcattttttttttttcaattttcaatacgTTTTAAAAACTAAGAGAAGTTGCCTTTGAGACAACCATCCACTAAAGGATATCTTAAAATTGGATTTGTAGAGCATTGTCCAAGCTATGGAATTTTGGAAAATAATACGGAAAACAAGATACTTGTTGTAGATTTTTGTTTAGATcttatgttttaaattataaaacactttttattttggtctacatttccattaaaaaattaaacaacttGTGTTAAAACAAACTTATAAAACAGAGCTGattttttcactcattttcaaagCTTTTACTGCAAAGGCTGATCCTTTATAACATATTGATATCAATCGGGAACAaacatatttaagaaataattgatgcaagctatactttattgtagttttaacatgggtaggcattatattcgtgattatttttgtcCGAGCGATAGTGCGtctgtgtaggctcttccatgaacctctctttttgtttgtaaagaagcaaacggctTCCACTGTactttttcagagggaggagtttgaacagccagcatgaacggttgtcgtatctgggtcaaatatgtcaatttcggaatgcaacacattacagtcataattaATGATTTAGTAACATCATGTacaccatttaagagtttgaaagtgtttaaaaggtaaggaaatatattaagtgcatgataatttgataaaattcattattctgaagaagtcaatatacgcatgtgcaaacaaattttattggatttagagcatgggtttgttcacaaagcgaaagaagcacgtcatattagaattgttaTTTTATAAGTATACATTACTTCTTTTGGCGTAATGATAATATGGTAATACATGTAGTTTTCTCGAATCTTGAATGATGaagttttttgttataaatactGTAAAAGTTTTGCGccttcatttatatattgaacgtataaacataaatataaggCGTAGACTATATGCTTACATTCACTGAATTTAAGCAGAACAACGAAGACGTAGAAACATAGTTTGATTCCTATAAATGTTACCCGAATGCTTTTTATATTGCTTATAAATTTCGTTTTTATAGTTCTGCTAACTAACACCTTTTTACTCAGACAATCTTCGAATGACAAAGCctgttataaaaacatcaaagacTATCCTTGTCTGAGCACTATAAATGGAAACAGGCAGTTATTAACAGGTGATTAATTTTTATCGCGTCTGAACATCtaaataattattctaattaATACTTATTAGGTTATTTTACCTGAAAATAAGTTTCTGAATGACAAAAAGTGTGAAAATTATTACTGTTTAATGACAATGCACCTGCCCAAATAAGCGTGCGAAATATAGCATCGTTAGATGAGGTATGGTGAAAAAAAGATTCATATTTCATATCAGCGATAATTTGAACAAACGTttctattttactattttttaaaaAGCGTTATCAGCCCAATAAAAGGGATGCAAAATGCATAATCAGATAACGAGAGTAAATTTTGTGTCAAATTGATGATATTACACAATAATTGAACAAGAGAAAGAAAGCGTTTTTTCTTGATCTTCTAAAAGGAAGCACATGTTCAATTCAAGCTAAAATTATATGGGTCAATCTTTCTTTAATAGGATGACGTCGGTACGTTAAGTTTGGAAGCCATTAAACGTTAAGTGTGTTGTCCTCACTTACATAGTACATAGATAAATGGATATTTATGTAATTATTCAAATTCATCAAATCAACAAATCAATTTGAGTTTCTTTGAAAAAATTGTGGTTTATCTCCTTCACGTGGAAATAATTACTCTCCTTCACGTGGAAATAATTACTCTCCTTACACGAATATCGGAGTTGACGTCTTCAGTAAGTCCGTTCATAACTGCATCCTTTTCTATACGGCATGTAAAGTCAAACGGACTATAGTCTTGCACATGGGTTTTAATAACAGGCGGGATATTGACAAATGGCACTCAATATAATTTACATGAGTAATTTCTAAAATCATTTAGTTCCATTGAATTAAAAGAGAGAGAAAGATTGGCAAGGTGGATAGGGAATGTAATGTTGCCTTGCACCACTTTACCCTCACTGACTTCCTGCATACAAAGGTTCCTAAACGCATTTCTGATCATGCCTGCAGTATATATGCTTCAAACTTACCTGATTTAACAGAACAATGGATATGACCACGTGATTCATAAAACACCCAATCAAAACCTGCTTCCACAGCTAAACGTGCCAACATGCCGTATTTTGACCGGTCTCTGTCACTGGTTGTTATGTCTACAGCTCTACCTTCATAATGGAGAGAGTCTTTGCAATGATGGTTATCTTCATCCCACGCTTCGGTTACTCGCAGTTTAACACCAGGCCATGTATTCATCACTGAGACAGCAAGCGCTTGTAGTTTGTCTTTGGTTCTCTGAAATGAGTGagtacatgatttaaaaaaaaaataaacatatcaaactagtgcaattaataaaaaatgttttctttacaTCTTTTATCTGATGGGATTAACTTATGTACATAGAACAACTTATTGACACAATACCCAATCTAAAATTGGCACTATGCTAATTTATTAACTGATATGTTTcagaatacatgtaatatatactaTGCAACACGACTAATAACGTCACAACTTAGTTATATTTGGATAAAGAGCAGACATGTCACTTTATTCAAACTGAAAATTGTTGAATTGTCCTTTTACAACGTAAAGAGAACACCTCAGGTGATCACTGGTGTTTATTAATGAATCAACAAAAGATTAAGTGCAGATCctagagtactcacagttactgtgagcttgttcaaagccaataaaatcTAATGAATACAATGCATCTAAGACTATGATATCAAGCTatacaaatgaaaaacattaactTACAAGTGTTAAGATATAACACAAACCGAATTGTTCGTTGTTGTTTGCTTCTTTTCTGTGCAGCCACTGATATTAGTTTGTAGAACAACATGATTTCTTATTAGCGACTTTTATAAAAAGACTTCGTCTTGCTTTCAGAAACTGCCATCATTTTCTGATACGGTATTGGTTTCTTATTaacaattttaaagattttagttTGCTTCCAGAAACAGACAACAATCTCCAATACGGTATTGGTTTCTTATTAGCAACTTTAAAGCTTTCAGCTTGCTTTCGGAAACTGCTAGCAATCTCAAATACGGTATTCGTTTCTTATTAGCAGCTTAAAATCTTTCAGCTTGCTTTCAGAAACTGACAACTGACAGTTTTCCTTATACTTGTAGACTTGTGTTTTTGCTACACATCATACCGCAATTTTTCCTATACTCTTTTTATTGCATGATCATAGAAGAATGTTTTGTTATTACACTGATAGAGAAAAGAAGTTGGTTTGATATCTCAAAAACTAGTTAAATACCAGCATATGCACATGTACCTGCTCTAAATCAGGCTCCTGGTTTGTGGTTGTCCTTGGTCATGTCTTAGTGTAAACTGGATCCCTGTTGTGTTTACTTATCGCTACACGAGATGGAATGGCGGACCAGCCTTAGTGTAATATTTAGAGTCGTGTAGATAACAGATCTGGCTAGtttctgtttaatttattcatatattgtTTAAGACTCGGGGCAATCTCTATTGTTAAAGAATGCATATTGATCCCTAGATgtcttttaatgattttttttttaggtccttAGGCTATTATCTATGGCCGTATACCCCATATCTctgtttattcatataaataaacCACCAACTCTAATACTTGTTTACAAGTATATTTACAACCCATATTTCAAAATGGGATATCAAATCAAAACAGCTATTGTATCAAGCTGAAATTATGTAATGTTACATAGTTTATGATCAAATGAATAACCTTAACCTGATAATATAGACAGTAAATTCTAATTcaatgttacaataaataaaagatATACCATGATAGAGAAGGTCACTTTTCTTCaaagtttaaatatttattttgattaagataga from Mytilus galloprovincialis chromosome 2, xbMytGall1.hap1.1, whole genome shotgun sequence encodes:
- the LOC143064020 gene encoding sonic hedgehog protein-like — its product is MLSNRIINNTLTGYFVLFLLIGSSLQCGPTRGPGRRRRPGKMTVLVYKQHVPNVSENTIGASGVPEGKISRNDPRFKDLVKNENPNIIFKDEEGTGSDRLMTQRTKDKLQALAVSVMNTWPGVKLRVTEAWDEDNHHCKDSLHYEGRAVDITTSDRDRSKYGMLARLAVEAGFDWVFYESRGHIHCSVKSESSAANNIGGCFSGESSIQSETRGYVQMKDLHTGEKVLSKTDDGVPVFSEVIMFLDKNSQKQATFIHIETEDHFSLEITDKHLIYVSKTNYSDDFSSAYAEEVQVGQFVLVSNSTNNFIPSKVVALTKKTSSGVYAPLTIEGNIVVNGVLTSCYGVMNNEVIAHAAFAPVRAVHWILQYISYPYAIDIGSEGVHWYADALYNIGTQLFDKSVLYRV